One genomic segment of Primulina tabacum isolate GXHZ01 chromosome 9, ASM2559414v2, whole genome shotgun sequence includes these proteins:
- the LOC142555829 gene encoding ALA-interacting subunit 3-like, producing MNSNTPSSSAGGSGSADSTGPRRNTKRPKYSRFTQQELPACKPILTPKWVISTLLLVGVVFIPIGIVSLFASQDVVEIVNEYETECIPSESRNDKLGYIQGPQDKTCYRTLRISKQMKQPIYVYYQLDSFYQNHRRYVKSRSDQQLRSVNNEGDTDPCKPEATVDGRPIVPCGLIAWSLFNDTYSLTRNNQQLNINKTNISWKSDRDRKFGENVFPKNFQNGTLVGGRTLDPLLPLNKQEDLMVWMRTAALPTFRKLYGRIEVDLQRGDTINVTIGNYYNTYSFNGKKKLVLSTTSWLGGKNDFVGIAYLTVGGLCIGLAIVFALIYLIKPRRLGDPSYLSWNQNPGRR from the exons ATGAACTCTAATACTCCATCATCTAGTGCCGGAGGATCTGGATCGGCCGATTCCACCGGGCCTAGAAGAAATACCAAGCGACCAAAGT ATTCTAGGTTTACACAACAGGAGCTTCCGGCGTGCAAACCTATTCTCACTCCTAAATGG GTGATCTCAACACTTTTGCTTGTTGGTGTTGTCTTCATTCCAATTGGGATTGTCTCCCTCTTTGCTTCTCAAGAT GTTGTTGAAATTGTCAATGAATACGAAACTGAATGCATTCCAAGCGAATCCCGAAATGACAAACTTGGGTATATTCAAGGCCCTCAAGACAAGACCTGCTATAGAACTCTCAGG ATTTCAAAGCAAATGAAGCAGCCGATTTATGTTTATTACCAACTTGACAGTTTTTACCAGAATCACCGTAG ATATGTGAAGAGCCGAAGTGATCAGCAGTTGAGAAGTGTAAATAATGAGGGGGACACTGATCCGTGTAAGCCTGAGGCAACCGTAGATGGGAGGCCAATTGTTCCTTGTGGTCTTATTGCCTGGAGTCTGTTTAATGATACTTACAGTCTAACTCGCAACAACCAGCAGTTGAACATAAACAAGACAAATATCTCGTGGAAGAGCGACAGGGATCGGAAATTTGGGGAAAATGTCTTTCCGAAAAATTTTCAGAATGGAACTTTAGTTGGTGGTCGAACTCTTGATCCTTTATTACCA TTGAATAAACAGGAGGACCTTATGGTTTGGATGAGAACTGCAGCCCTTCCCACATTTAGGAAATTGTATGGGAGAATAGAAGTGGATCTTCAACGTGGTGATACCATCAATGTGACAATAGGTAACTATTATAACACCTACAGTTTCAATGGCAAGAAGAAACTTGTTCTTTCTACCACGAGCTGGCTTGGAGGGAAGAATGACTTTGTGGGTATTGCGTATCTCACAGTGGGTGGATTGTGCATTGGTTTGGCCATAGTTTTCGCTCTTATTTATCTAATTAAGCCAAG GCGACTTGGAGATCCGTCTTATTTATCATGGAATCAGAATCCAGGTCGTCGTTAA
- the LOC142555831 gene encoding organic cation/carnitine transporter 3-like, producing the protein MTDQNPLLTHTEAAGPPDIHRNQQYLTLDDTIEHCIGDLGWSQLLQAILISFAWFFDAQQTFISVFTDAQPKWSCKHSSSSCNNANVCDLPRDSWSWDLPAFTSTISEWSLECANPIIIGLPASSFFTGCLAGGFALATLADSTLGRKNMLVLSSLVMSLSGVLAAVSTNVWMYAALRFVSGFGRATIGTCALVLSTELVGKKWRGNAGIMGFVCFALGFLSLPVEAYLLREYSWRLIYLWTCVPSLFYSIIMYFAVRESPRWLFIKGRKENFIQALRSIAGSKKRGRLTESFFNETVNWEEKVQERNIYSAMKMLLNKGWALRRIAAVMAVGFGLGMIYYGMPLGLGNLSLDLHLGVSLNALLEFPSSFLTFFLIGKLNRKSSILGLTVLSGICSVACVLVKWKGIQMGLELVSFFSACTGTNVILIYALELFPTCVRNSAVSMVRQAVVLSGVLSPILVAAGKHNGLISYAVFGVTIVLCGLFVIWLPETKGRTFCDTMEEEEERRDM; encoded by the coding sequence ATGACAGATCAAAATCCACTGTTGACACATACTGAGGCGGCAGGCCCACCGGATATCCACAGAAATCAGCAGTATCTCACCTTAGACGACACAATCGAACACTGCATCGGCGACTTGGGTTGGAGTCAACTCCTCCAGGCAATTCTTATATCCTTTGCATGGTTTTTCGACGCACAGCAGACCTTCATCAGTGTTTTCACAGATGCACAACCGAAATGGAGTTGTAAACATTCTTCCAGTTCGTGCAACAACGCTAATGTTTGTGACCTTCCAAGGGATTCCTGGTCATGGGACCTCCCTGCGTTCACATCCACCATTTCTGAATGGTCCCTCGAGTGTGCAAATCCCATAATTATAGGTCTTCCGGCCTCGTCCTTCTTCACGGGGTGTTTAGCAGGTGGATTCGCGCTTGCTACGCTAGCAGATTCGACTCTGGGTCGGAAGAATATGTTGGTTTTGTCGTCTCTGGTTATGTCTTTAAGCGGGGTGCTCGCAGCTGTTTCAACTAACGTTTGGATGTACGCGGCGTTGAGATTTGTAAGTGGGTTCGGGCGAGCCACAATTGGAACATGTGCGCTTGTTCTTTCAACGGAATTAGTTGGGAAGAAATGGAGAGGAAACGCTGGAATAATGGGATTCGTTTGCTTCGCTCTTGGGTTTTTGTCTCTTCCTGTTGAGGCATATTTGCTAAGAGAATATTCATGGAGATTAATCTATCTGTGGACCTGTGTTCCATCACTTTTTTACTCTATTATTATGTATTTTGCAGTTCGAGAATCTCCCAGATGGCTTTTCATCAagggaagaaaggaaaatttTATTCAAGCTCTGAGAAGCATTGCCGGATCCAAGAAACGTGGCCGATTGACAGAAAGCTTCTTCAACGAAACCGTGAACTGGGAAGAGAAAGTACAAGAAAGGAACATTTACTCAGCCATGAAAATGTTGCTGAACAAAGGGTGGGCGCTACGGCGGATCGCGGCGGTGATGGCTGTGGGCTTCGGCTTAGGAATGATATACTATGGCATGCCATTAGGCCTCGGTAACTTGTCGCTTGACTTGCACTTGGGCGTGTCGCTGAACGCTTTATTGGAATTTCCGTCATCGTTCCTAACATTTTTCCTCATCGGCAAACTGAACAGAAAAAGTTCGATTCTTGGGTTAACTGTTCTGAGTGGAATCTGCAGTGTTGCCTGCGTTTTGGTGAAATGGAAGGGGATTCAAATGGGTCTGGAGTTGGTATCATTCTTCAGTGCTTGCACTGGAACTAATGTGATATTGATTTATGCTTTGGAGCTGTTTCCTACTTGCGTGAGGAACTCGGCTGTGTCGATGGTGCGACAGGCGGTGGTGCTTAGTGGAGTACTCAGCCCCATACTGGTGGCGGCCGGGAAGCACAACGGGCTGATTTCTTATGCGGTATTTGGTGTGACGATTGTGTTGTGCGGATTGTTTGTTATTTGGCTGCCGGAAACCAAGGGGCGGACATTTTGCGATACGATGGAGGAAGAAGAGGAACGCAGGGATATGTAG